In Prochlorococcus marinus CUG1435, the genomic window TTGGAAAAGAACTGAATTTAGCCCTGAACAATGGAAGAGAATAATTGATCATTGCAAATTAAAAAAAATTATCGTAGGAGCTTCAGTTTTTAGTATAGAAGCACTTAAAATTGCAAAAAATTTAGAGGTTGATTTTTTAAAAATCGGATCTGGGGATATCCTTTTTGAAGAGTTAGTAGATCAGATTAGCGCTTGTGATATTCCAGTTATTATGAGTTCCGGGTTGTCTAATTGGAATGAACTTTCTGAAGTTTCATCAAAATTTATTAATCATATTAAGAATGAGAAATTTTCTATTCTTCATTGCACAACAGAGTACCCTACAGAACCAAAAAGAATTGGATTCAATAACATCAGTCTTATTGAAGAAAAATTCAATATACCCTCTGGATTATCAGACCATTCTGGAAATAAACTAACGTCATTCTATGGATTAGCCAAAAATTGTTCAATTCTAGAGGTTCATGTAAATTTTGATAGAAATATGTTTGGACCTGATAGTTCTTCATCTTTAACTATTAAAGAATTTAAAGAAGTGATGATTACAAAAAAATATTTTCAGGAGTTAAACACACACACTAATAAAGATTTTGAAGAAAAAAAACTTAGCTCCACTAAAATGAAATTTTCCAGAAGCATAGGTATCAGAAGAGATATAAAAAAAGGAGAATTTATTCAAAAAAAAGATATAATTTATAGAAAGCCTGGAGGATATTTAGGTAAAAATAATTTAAAGAATGTTATAGGTAGAAGGGCAAAATATGACCTTAAAGCATTGAATATCTTAAGATGGGAAGATATAGAAGAAGTCTAAAGATTATGAAAATAGCTGTCGTAGTTAATAGCAGAGCTAATTATGGTCGAATAAAATCATTTTTAGAAAGCGCAAGAAAATTTAAAACTTTAGATATTAAAGTTATTGCTGGAGCATCGGCTTTATTAGCTAAATATGGAAGAGTTATTGATATTATTAAAAAAGACGGCTTTGAAGTATCTGCCGAATTGGATTCTATAGTTGAAGGTGATGATCCAATACATATGGCTAAATCTACAGGATTGGGGATTATAGAGACATCTACAGCACTGAAAAGCCTTTCTCCGGACGCTGTTTTAACCATTGCAGATAGATATGAAACTTTAGCTACTGCTGTAGCGGCCAGTTATATGAATATCCCTGTAATTCATACCCAAGGTGGGGATCAAACTGGTTCAATTGATGAGTCTGTGAGACATGCTATTACGAAACTCTCACACATTCATTTTCCTGCATCTAAAGAATCAGAAAAAAGAATAATTTCCTTAGGAGAAAACCCTGAATTTGTCTTTAACGTTGGATGTCCAAGTATTGACTTAATAAAAAATACTAATTTATCCTACAAAGAAGGAATGTTCAAAAATGCCAAAGGAATTGGAGGAGCAATTGATTTTTCTAAACCTTATATTGTCGTACTAATGCATCCTGTAACTACTAAAATCAAAGAAACTTCAGAATCAATTAATGAGTTATTAAAAGCAGTAATAAAAATTAGAAATAAAAATATTCAAGTTGTTTGGCTTTGGCCTAATATTGATGCAGGCGGAGAGATGGTTTCAAAAGCTATTAGAACCTCAAGAGAAACATCTGAATTAAAGAATGTACACCTCTATAAGAATTTTCCTCCAGAAGATTACTTAGTTTTAATAAATAATTGCAAATGTTTAGTAGGAAATTCTTCCTCGGGTTTAAGAGAGGGATCATTCTTAGGTATTCCTGTGGTAAACATCGGTACAAGGCAACAGCATCGTGAATCTGCATCGAATGTTAAAAATGTTGACTACAATTCTGAATCAATATTTGAAGCAGTAATTTATCAAGTAAATCATGGAAAGTATTCTTCATCTAAACATTTGGGAGATGGTGAGGCTGGATTGAACATGTGTAAAATTTTGTCCACCATAAATTTACCTTCATCACAAAAAAAATTATATTATTAATGTTTAATTTTAATCCTTCCCAATATACAGAATCTTTCAGAGATTATGAATCAGCCTATGCTTATCTTGATAATGGTGGAATACCTACATATAAGCTAATAGAATGTTCTGACCAAAAAAAATTAATTAAACCAAATTTAATTGACCTTGCTCGACTTTTTAAAATTTGCAGAGCCATTAAACCAAATCGGATTATTGAATATGGATGCGGATTCAGCTCTTATATCTTTAATTATTATCTATCCAATTTTGATATAAATATAGATTCAAAAAAGCAGCTTCACATAATAGAAGTTCACAGAAATTATTTGCAACACGCGTTAAGTAGATTTGAAGAGGGTAAAATCAATATTGATCTAACTTCAGAAATATGTCCCGTAATATTAGATACAAAAAGAGACGATGGTTCCCATAAATATTTAGTTGATTATAAATTCACTCCTGATTTAATTTATTTAGATGGACCTGATCCCGCTGATATTACGAATACAAAATTCACGGATGGAGATCAAAGAGTTCCTATTTCATCTGATCTCTTAACCATTGAATCATGGCTCATACCTGGAACGGTAATTATCGTAGATGGAAGAATTGCTAACGTAAGGTATCTGAAAAAAAATTTACAAAGAGAATGGCATTGGAACACTAGTGTAGATAATGATTGTTCCATTGGAATATTAAACGAAAGTCCATTAGGTAAAAAAAATCTATCAAATTTAAAAAAGAGAGGTTTAATATAATGATTAAAAAAAATCATAAAAATCTATTATCAAAGAATCAAAAAGATCATATAAAGGTTCTTGAAGGGAATGTTTTCGAAATAAATAATTATCCTTCTTTTAGATTATTAATTAAAGGTTTAGAGAATATTTTAATTAAATACGATTTTCCTGATAAGAAAGTGTGCATTCTTGAAAGAACTAAATTATATGGGACTTCATTATTTGGAGGTCTATTCCAAGAAGCTGAAACCTGCAGTTTCGATTGCAGTCCTAAATCTGCACTTCAAAGAGGCAGTTATAATTCTTATATGGTGAATGATGAAAATTTTATTAAATATAATGACATTATTTCGATTTCGCAAAATAAACTTTTCAAATTACCCAGGGATGAATTCGATGTTATTTTTATTCCCAACTTAATACATCATTTTCGAGATCAAAATAAATTGTTCTCTGAATGTTTTGAATCCTTAAAAGATCAAGGAGAACTAATAATATTCGAACCTACTTTTAGGGAGGTACATCAAGCACCACATGATTACATAAGATATACCCCATATGGAATAAAACAAATATTTGAAGATTTCTTATTCAAAAATATAGAATGTGAGGAAATTGGGGATAGTTTTGAAGCTATTACTTACATAATTAATGTAATGATGGCAAAAAGAGAGGATTCGGAATTCTTAAAATGGTGCCAAGATTTGAAAAACAATATAAATATATTTAAAAAAGGAAAAATTGATATTGTTAAAGATCATGCACGATTTCCTAATGCTTTTTTATGTTCAGGAATTAAATATGTTTAAAACAAATGATCTTTGTATAATTGTGCCTGCACGTTCAGGAAGCAAAGGTATACCTAATAAGAACATTAAAGTAATAAATGGCAAATCTCTTTTAGAAAGGACATTAGAATCTGCAGGGAAACTGGTAAGAATGGAAGATGTTTGCCTTAGTTCAGATTCAAAAGAATACTATAATCATCTTAAAAACGTAGAGAAACCTATTTTTTTAGAAAGATCCAAAAATTTATCTGGAGATAAATCGCTAGCAATCGAAGTCTGGAAGAATGCTATAGAATTTCTTAATAAAGATAATAATAAATATAATTTTTCACTATTTCTAGAGCCAACATCACCAATTAGAAATACATCTTGGATTAAAGAAGTTTATGAAAAATTTAAAATTTCAAGGGATGATCTTTGGATGTCAATCAAAGAAACTGATTCAAAGTACAGAATTGAAAAACAATTTGAAATAAAAGAAAATGGGGAAATAAAAAATCAATTTCAAAAAAACGATATTTATTCGCTAAGACAAAATAGTAAGAAAACATACCATAAGGATGGTGTTTTTTATATGGCGAGAAATGACTACATTCTACAAGCCTCAAATCTTCTTGAGGGCAAAATTAAAGGGATAATAAATAAGTTCATATCTATAAATATAGATACTTACGAAGATCTAGATTATGCAAATTATTTAACAAAAAAAGAAGTTACGGATTAAAATTAGAATTTGATTTCTTATTTATAAAATTATTTTTTCTTTTTTAATCATATAGATTAATAAACTATTT contains:
- a CDS encoding methyltransferase domain-containing protein; the encoded protein is MIKKNHKNLLSKNQKDHIKVLEGNVFEINNYPSFRLLIKGLENILIKYDFPDKKVCILERTKLYGTSLFGGLFQEAETCSFDCSPKSALQRGSYNSYMVNDENFIKYNDIISISQNKLFKLPRDEFDVIFIPNLIHHFRDQNKLFSECFESLKDQGELIIFEPTFREVHQAPHDYIRYTPYGIKQIFEDFLFKNIECEEIGDSFEAITYIINVMMAKREDSEFLKWCQDLKNNINIFKKGKIDIVKDHARFPNAFLCSGIKYV
- a CDS encoding N-acetylneuraminate synthase family protein is translated as MRNIKINNQKFNKDNQLIIAEIGQAHEGSEGLVHSFIDALSEAKCEAIKFQIHLADYESSLQDEFRVKFSYEDNSRYEYWKRTEFSPEQWKRIIDHCKLKKIIVGASVFSIEALKIAKNLEVDFLKIGSGDILFEELVDQISACDIPVIMSSGLSNWNELSEVSSKFINHIKNEKFSILHCTTEYPTEPKRIGFNNISLIEEKFNIPSGLSDHSGNKLTSFYGLAKNCSILEVHVNFDRNMFGPDSSSSLTIKEFKEVMITKKYFQELNTHTNKDFEEKKLSSTKMKFSRSIGIRRDIKKGEFIQKKDIIYRKPGGYLGKNNLKNVIGRRAKYDLKALNILRWEDIEEV
- a CDS encoding acylneuraminate cytidylyltransferase family protein, whose product is MFKTNDLCIIVPARSGSKGIPNKNIKVINGKSLLERTLESAGKLVRMEDVCLSSDSKEYYNHLKNVEKPIFLERSKNLSGDKSLAIEVWKNAIEFLNKDNNKYNFSLFLEPTSPIRNTSWIKEVYEKFKISRDDLWMSIKETDSKYRIEKQFEIKENGEIKNQFQKNDIYSLRQNSKKTYHKDGVFYMARNDYILQASNLLEGKIKGIINKFISINIDTYEDLDYANYLTKKEVTD
- the neuC gene encoding UDP-N-acetylglucosamine 2-epimerase (hydrolyzing); the encoded protein is MKIAVVVNSRANYGRIKSFLESARKFKTLDIKVIAGASALLAKYGRVIDIIKKDGFEVSAELDSIVEGDDPIHMAKSTGLGIIETSTALKSLSPDAVLTIADRYETLATAVAASYMNIPVIHTQGGDQTGSIDESVRHAITKLSHIHFPASKESEKRIISLGENPEFVFNVGCPSIDLIKNTNLSYKEGMFKNAKGIGGAIDFSKPYIVVLMHPVTTKIKETSESINELLKAVIKIRNKNIQVVWLWPNIDAGGEMVSKAIRTSRETSELKNVHLYKNFPPEDYLVLINNCKCLVGNSSSGLREGSFLGIPVVNIGTRQQHRESASNVKNVDYNSESIFEAVIYQVNHGKYSSSKHLGDGEAGLNMCKILSTINLPSSQKKLYY